CAATGTCATCGCCCTCCACAGTCAGAGAGGACTGGTTGGGGTTGAACTCAACCTGAGAAAAGACATCAAGGAGACAGACTGTGTGATTCACGGCATGATTGTTTAACTCAGCGCTTACACTCAATAACTTGTTAGTGTGTGCTGCCAGACAGATACCATGATGTGTTACCAATACAGCTAAAATGGTAAAATTTTGAATATACATTTAAAGAAGATCCATAAAATATTCAGAGTATTAATACAGCAGCAATCAGCCTTTTGCTTTGTAAAGCTATAGCAGAGtgatggcatcctgagcagaaaaGGAAGTCatgcttcctctgtgtgtgttgtgatcaGAACTTCTCTGGTCTCTGTTGGGGAAGACGGTctggctgtgtgtgcatgttagcgCATGTGAGTCCTGTATTCCACTGTAATCGCTGCCGCTCTGCACTGCGCTCACACAGCAGGTGCAGCTGCACTGCAGAAGTAAGAATGGGGATCACTACATTTTATTGGTCCTTACGCCATTATTGGTTCTCTTCATCATCTTGATTCTTTATCTAGTCCCTTATCAATTTTCTTAATAGAATTAAAGAATAATTTCATGTAACTTGAATTGAGGCTTTCTTAGTTACAGAAAACATCTGCTAGAAAAGTCCAGtggcatcacatgatggaccCAGAAGTTACACggttcggccactatgtaaaattggcttcaaaggcTGGTGCGCTTCTTGGCGACCTGCACTGTTCATGCTGTCAGCACCTTTAGCTGCTAGCCACCAGCTCAGCTGCCTCCTTTTTGAGAGCAGTGAGCAGAAAATCTCTGCATCATAGATTCACCGTAAATATCGTATAGAACtcctttaatttatttgtttttgtttttctttcaaatgctCTTTCAtttagagcagtggttcccaactttGGGGTCTGGAGTCCCCCAAGGGGTAACAAGATAAAGACTGGACAATCCAGCTTCTTCAGGCCTCTACAAACTGTTCTAAATCACTCTTTGGTTGGACAATTCACACATAACTGCTAGCTGTGAAAGGAGTTTAGAGAACACTTTCCTTCTCTGACTAGAATCTCAAAGCCTAAAAAGGTTTGCGACCACCACTGTCttgacacacaaatacactcagATCCAGCCTGACTGAAGttgagtgtgttttgtgaacTCCTCACCTTGACAGCTGAAGCTACCTCCTCAGGCAGCTGCACGTCCAGTCCTTCCTTGCAGGTGTACAAGCAGTCGATCACCTTCTTGTTCTCCAGCTTGCCAGAGCGGATCATCAGCCCCGCCAGGTTCCCCCGGAAAAACTGGGCCATTCGAGCATTTCCACCTGGGCACGTCACGATAgtgaaggggagaaaaaaaaaacagtaacacacacataaaaaaaagttagtcaCATTCCACAGACTTCACCATTTCTGGGCTGGTGATTCAAGCATGCTGTCTCAATGTACAAAACTGACGTGAATGGCGTTCATGCAAATTAGTATGTGTGCCCTTACAAGGCCTGAGGCCCAGTGAGGGAGACAGGAGAATGATGGATGAGCTTATACACGCCTTATACATGCACCGTTTGCATTAACAGGGTGAGCTGCTGCcttactgtggaaaaaaaacgacatcaactgaaagaaagaaactcaAAGAGGGGATTATTTAAGATAACGGTGAAATGAATCCTCTCTAATCaccttattttcttattttcacttAATAATGGAACTATCTTGAAGACAGCAATATGCTCAAAATACACAAGAATTATGAGCcttgaaatattaataaactgAGTATTTCAGTGTTGATGTGAGGTGCATCACTCTGCATGAGAGGTGAAACATTGTGTCTTTCTGCTGAACCATAATGAGTATAAGTCTGCGCCACTGCAGAGTCTGAAACAAACCTGGACCTGCACATCTCAAGGTTACACAGTCATCCActtatgtgtttctgtgtgtgtgtgtgtgtgtgtgtgagagagagagagagagagagagagagctataGCGTTATCTGATATGGAGGAGTTAGTGCTTCTAACCCAAAGGTCATGTTCTGAAAGAAGAGCCTGCCCGACCAAAATGCTGCAGCCAGGTCACAGTTTTGTGCTCATTATAtgtctatttctatttctgcCCAGCTTGTATATCAACTGCCCGGCTGCTGCAGTGAAAGGAGCATAAAAATGGAGGACAAATacaatgcaaaaagaaaaaaaaagaaagaaaaaaatcccactcaTGCTCCAAACAGTTATGAAAATACAAATCTTTCTGCATCTAGAATGTGTCATAATCATTCTAGTCAAAATGGTATGAGGATGCAGTTAGCGTGGTGGGACACTGTGGACACATGGACATATTTGAGGAGTAAGGGAAAGATTTGAGCAACCTGAGGTGGGCTCAGAGACTGACTCAGTGTCATTGTCATGTCCTGAGTTGTCTGTAAAGGACAGAAACAAGAAAGCAGGGAGAGACAGGGAAGAAGGTTCAGGATCTGTAGTATAGAGTCAGATGCTCAATATGAGGTGTATCATTTGAGAATTTAACATTTCTAAatcatttctaagatttaacaaaataacatgcacattatatttttttataatcaagAAGAATTAAAGCATCTTGTCACTGTTCTAACcaccaaaaatagcaaaatgtttaaactatAGATAAGAGGGATTCACGCGTTTCTTTCTGATGCGTTTATGCCTGAGACTGATTATTGCTCTTTTAATTTTACAGCAttccacaaaaaaatgcattcaagaGTTTACCTTGCCAGCAGGCACCAATGGTGAGCTGAGTTTCTATTTTGGAGGAGTGCAGTGGGTAGTCCTCTGTAACAAGGAAAGGCTCAAAGGTGGTTCCATccacaaacagagacacagtgGGGAACTCCACATTCAGCACATAGTGGTGCCATTCTTTGTCacacacctgcaaacacacCACAGAGGGAATGAAAAGCTGAAATTGGGGCTGTAACTTACATTTTTCTGGGTTAAATGTCATGTGACACAGGCTATCATCCTCTAAACTctgcaacaaaatgtttaagaagCAGCTGACCTGGTCAAGCTTCCAGTGAAACTCGGCTGGCTTGTAGTTCTCAGCCTCCGATGGATCCtggcggaggaggaggatcaGCCTGCAGTTGTGGACGTACAGCGAGTAGTGGTGTCTGTTCATGTCTGCAGTTGAGAACACAAGAGGGGAGATCAAGATATGGATCTGTAACTATAAACGCACATAAGACAAAGCTTTATAAATACTGAGGGAAATTCTTGTGCCAGAGATTGGTGAAAgattacaacaaaataacagcacAGTCCTAGGTGTAAAGACACAAGTGCCTAAAAggataacaataaaaataagttaatttagTAAAATTATgcacatattttgttttttatattttacaaatgcacatattttaatttattttatatcacCATAttgtatcttatttttttttatatttttagttaaTACTACTTCTGTAATTTTCTTTGGCATCAGAGCAACTGTAGCGAATCACAAATTTCCCCGTGGGgatcattaaaatatttctgattctgatatgaTACTGAGGTCATCATTCTCAGTGTCCAAATATGTAActgtatatgtaaatatttggaGGATGGgtagtgattattttttaataaactgcCCCAACTCAGACTGAAAAGAAGACATTAagtggttttttgtttgtttttttaaattcaactgcTACTGATCCTAAAGGAGcgaaaaaaatgactacaacaCAATAACATAAGGAAAAAATCTTGTGAAGCCAAAGTGTTGTTTACTGACAACCACACAAAAGAGGGCAGTGAATTACTGTTAAACACTGAAAGTCATAAGCACAAGCCTGTAGCCACGTGTCTAATGACTGAACAAATAACACCCCTGAAATATAAAGCTACTGGGAATTTTCATTCACCCATGACAGTGTTGGCCATGGAGCTTTTTGCCCTTATAATTGACAAACATGCCTTAACAGGAAAAGATCAGAAAAGATCACTTTGAAACCACCATCCACAACCAGCTATTAACAAATGCACTGTTGTCTAACCGAGGAATGCAAGGATTGCTCATTTCTTGGAGGAAGccgtcaaaaacaacataactcAGACAGTCATACTTCTGCTGAAAAtgtcatcttaaaaaaatagattgttAATCTCAACAGGACCTCTTGTGGTtaagattaaacaaataaaataaatgaaaataacaaacagtaacTGGCTGATAAGCCTTGAAGATTTACATctttaaagaacttttttttttcaatatgtacCTATAGACTTAGtctattacagtattttataaaaatcagtCATATGATATCACGCGCTGTAATTAGAGAGCATCAGGTAATAGGTCTACATAATTCTAATGGACTGTGGACTTTTATCGTTCATTTACAGACCTCAACAGCTGCACCTTCCTATTATTTGATTAGGAtaatcaacaacaacagcaacaggcCACCCTTTTAGGAATACCGTAACATATCATGTTTCAGAAATAGGATTCTGGACTCTGGTCtgatattttgggaaaattACAGTGTGTTACCTGTACTAAGTGAAAATCATGGCCCTAGTAACATCCCTACCTTGGGTGAAACTAAACACATCGCTCAAGCAGAATTCACTGGAGTCTAGTTTAAGACATTTAATCAATTACTCAACTGACAGGAAgtcaaatataatttcattttaaagaaagatgaataaaatgtatgtcaAGACCAACCATCAAATGAAcgaataaattaattaaaacataatttaataaataaccCAGAGATTACAATTATAGTAACGTGACTGTTTCACCTGCTTCATGGTCACATTGGTGGTCCATGCGTCACAGTTTTAGTGTTTAACACATAGTTTCACTATCGAGAGCTACAAGCTAATGTGTGGAGGAAACAGCCAGAATGTGAGACATTTATGTGTCTGTGAAACAGACACTGCGCTGAATGGAGGTCATGAATGGTGCTGAGATCATGTGTATGGGAGCTTCCTGTCCAGGCCACAGCCGTTCTGATGTAATCCGTCTTATATAAGCAGTCGAACAGAAGCTGATGAACTGCCTCTCACGGACCACGGCAGAGACTTTACAGTCAATAAGATCAAGAGGCTCGTGACCACATACAAAATTTACAACTAGTGACAAAAATGGAAAGGTCATTGAGCGCCCGGCAAAGGTCATAAAGTTTCCATGTGTTAGTCTGCCAGCTGAGCACCAACACTGATTATAGCCTGAAGAAACAGAGTTGTTTTAATGGGAGGCAGattttcagacaccttttgtGCAGCGATAGtgagaatgcaaaaaaagagtTAAAGCTGATTTGCACAGGAAGAGCCagatattttaatgtcattaaaTGGCAATTCTGGCATCAATGTCAAACAGCCCATTCTGTAGTTTttgaatgtataaataaatgacagGTATATTAATAAGTTCAGAGCTTGaattagaaatgaaaaataaaaaaatgtgttttttttccctaactGTACATGTCTTTTGTTTAGAAAATTTTCACGAATAATATTTATGTCAACAACCCTTTAACAGCACCagacaaaaataatttgtagCGATATTCTTTGTATTAGAAAACCTGCCAATCAACGTGGGAGTAATAGCAGGTTTATGTCTATATTATTGTGGGTTTGCTTTCCTTCTGTTATTATGcctttaacaaacaaaacaagacaaaacaaagaacaacacACTGAGACAGCCATTTTACAgtctatatttgtatttttgatgtcATTATCTTCTATTCTATATTCATTATTCTTGATTTCTGCAatacttgcttttatttttaatgtaatttcctCTTATTATGTTTATGGTGTGCACCAAAGCAAAtttcttttatgtaaaaatgtacttGGCAGTCAACTAAATTCTGGTtctgcctttaaccctttaaaacctagatcaccatcagttttcttgtgctgcgttcaggtacatttcacaagctatttaaaacctgagcaaattagtttgatttcttttaacaacatggaaaaaaggcaatggccaacttggcgagaaatgtagcagaaattgcaagaaattagtaaaaggtgaaaattccctaaaaaatgttttaaaaaggagaggaggatcattaaaacatagaaaagtgtcccaaaactatatttataattctactcttcatatatatatatatatatatatatatatatatatatataccaatttgttctatatatatatatatatatatatatataccttgATGGCCTGGGTGCCATTATATATACCAATTTGTTCTaagtttcaatgggttaattaTGTATGTTTATTGTGTGTTATACAGTTAACTATACAGTTAACTACCTGCAAATCAATATCATCTTATAAAACAATTAGTCTTAAAGTCAAACTGGAGTTTTGAAACGGCTCCCATGCAGCTAAAGCTGTCATTTTAGGCTCTTTCCTGGGTACATTACCTGTCTTGTCAGAGTTGCAGAGGATTGTCTCCTTCTCATGGGCCCCGGGGCCGTGTCTCATCCACACGGAGATGGTGAAGGGCTCCTTCAGGTTGGTGCTCACCATGCCATCAGGAACCTTGATGGCCTGGGTGCCATTGAATTCAAACACCTGGTCGCTGTCGTGTCCGTTATCGGTGGGCAACCCTACTGTCCAGTTGGCGGAGCTGCTGGGTGCAGGCAGGAGCTCCACGGTGCCAGAGCTGGCTCctagaaaacaataaaagagcACAAAAGCAATTATATTGGGCACttggatttattaaaaaaaataatgcactgctgaaaataatcatttccaGTTGAAAGGCAACTTACCGCACAGCTTGTGCAGTGACTTCTCAGAGTAGGTGTCACGGTCGCAGCCCTTCCCAATGTGGTTGGTTTCCAGTTCGATATTGGCTCGGATGGATGTGATTGGCTCATCACATGTCTCCAAGTGCATGCTGGGGAAAAGGGCCAGGCTACCTGTTCCAGGCTCGTATTCAATCCTCTTATTGAAGCCTGAAAGGCGaaacgagagagagagcaaagacTGAATACATGTCCTTCAGCACAGCACTGATAACATGCTAACAGTCAACACAAGAGCTGTCAGTTGTAATTACTCATTAAGAAGTACTGCGGTTCTTTCAAACATGATAAAAGGCCTTGCAGCTTAAAGGAGTTAAATAACCCTTTTGACAATGGCAGCCTGTTTATGGACCCTGCATTGGTGTATTGCTTTTGTtcaacacagagacacacctaAACAGTGATGGCTGGTGAACTACGAGTAGAGGAGAGCTTCGATACCTTGCCAGCTGGGTTTGCAGGTGGGCTTGACGCTGATCTTGACTAGAACGTCCTCGGAGGCACGGTTCTTTCCACAGTCGTAGGCGGTCACAGTCAGCTTGTACATGCGTTCTTTGCCATAGCTCAGTTTCTCTGTGTTCTTGATAAAGcctgtgaggaaaaaagaagagtgTGCCAGGGCCGctctttgtttaatttcaaaGCGGCAGATGTGCTAGAACATTTATAAAAACCTTCAGAGCTAATAAGCAGCAGAGCAAATCAaagtattttcaaatattttaaaaacctgtcaAATAGAAATAATTGCTAAAAGGCCCAAAAGTGAATCACTATCAAGCTGAACTGCAAATGCAATATATTAACTGACATCTCTTTAGGGCCACATCGTAATATTTTGACTAGCATCTTTCCCCTTAAGATGTGATACTGAGAGTTCAATACCAAGCTAATGTGCATACTGAGTCTGATTAGCATGCAAGTGATTAAAAGAAAGTGCTGGAATTTGTTTGACTAAGATGAGatctcatttttctttccatcttaAACACTAATTAGCTGTCACAGTTGAGCACCTTCGCCAACATTGTGCGTCTTCACACTGATTGTTCTCTTCATATTATCACCTTTCTGCATCTCCTTTTTATCGGAGCCTGGCGTCACATCAGCCAAGCCTGGATATCTGCCGTCTTTTTTACTGgatctttaattttgtttaacaaGACACGATGATGAATAATCCTACGGTCCGACACCAATGACCAACCCTGTTGTGGTAACATTTCAAGGAGACTGTCATCGTCTTACACGGCAACAAGCTGCCTTGAATTCTAAACGACAGTCTTGCATTTACATAGATCAATATGATGTGTGTCAATAAAACTGGCTCTTAGGCTTGCACTGCGGCTTCTTCCCAACATGCACTAACACAAGGTTACGAGGTGTAGGTTCTTACCATCTTTGTCGACGGTGAAGGGTACATCAGGAGTGACGATCTCGTAGTTGCAGATTTGGCTAAATTGGAAAGAGCAGTCTGCGTCAACCGCTTCCACCTTCAGGATGCTGTCGTACTTCTTCCCCTCAATGACAGTGGCCTTGTAGGACTTCTCCTTGAACACTGGTGAATACTCATTGATGTCGTTCACCTGGATGTGGACAGTGGCCCTGCAGGGGACATGCTTGAGTTAGGACTCGGCTGGAGATGGTCAAAGACAAACTTAAAGCAAAATATTTGTCAACAAAGGTCATATGAACTATGAGGTGATTTTGGCAACTGTCATCCAGTATCACCACAGCTTCATGGACATAGGAAAAATCTAATTCTGGTGACTGAAGGCAAGTCAAATGGCTCGCTACTGCAAGTTTATTTATCTTCTGTCTGGTGGCTACACATTTCTaacaaagaaacatttaacTACAAGCATTCTTGTCTAGAATACAACTGGATCTCTTTGGGGCATCATTTTCTCCATTCACcattttgtctataaaatgccTGTAATTTTGCACAGCCAAAGGGGACATCTTCAAAAGTCAAGCTGAAAACGGAGACGGAAAAAGTATCAAATTGTCACATTTGAGAAGGTAAAACAGCAAACGACGGAAACATGATTCGTTGATCAAAACAgatgctgattaattttctgtcaacttCTCTGTCAAATGATAGAACTATCTTAGAACCATCCTACAAGAAAATTTTAATCATTTCCTTAACCTTGTACATGAGTCTCTTATCATCCATGCTGAATGCTGACTGGAGGGGAAATGAAAACGTAAAGAACATCAGGACATCAGCGAATACTTTGACCCTTGACTGAATGTAAAGACTGAATATCTCatttataaatgcatattttacatGCAAGTCTATGATTTTGACAAAAGACAATACGTAAGCAGTGGCACAAGTGCTAACTTTGCAAAAATAGAGCCTAgacaagcatttttttaagacaaatgaCACAACACTTAATTTAGCACTAACCACCAGCTAAATGGGGGTAAAATATGGTAgatttcaaaccaaaaaaaatgatttagtaTTGAGTGGCAGTGAATTAGAACATCTATCTGTCAGAGGCTGGTAGATGCTGATGCATGGAGCAGGATAGGAGATCACTGTAAATGTATGCGCTCATGTCCTGATGTGTACTCATGTCAGAAAATGGCCAAGACAGAAGAAACTTTGGGGTTCAAATCAGGTTCAGACACTCCTGAAGTAGCAGATGTTGACTCActtgtgggattttttcatGTTGGCACCATCAGGACCCTCTCCGCAGTCGTAGGCTTGGATGGTGAAGGTGTGCTCCTTCTGCAGCTCACAGTCCAGCTTGTCTTTGGCCCGGATGACCCCCTCACCAGTGGACTTGTCCAGGACCACTGCCTCAAAGGGGACATTCTGCCCGTGGATCCTGAAGCCGCAAATCTCACCTGAACACGTCAAGAGCCAAAAGAGAGTTTGCTCAGAATAACTGACGTCAGGTACTAACTTTTATTGCTTAAATGAAAAGTTATGTTaacaacaaaaccataaaaccacgcaaaaaaaaaaagatcagccACAGGTTTTGGGTGCCAGGGAGTTGTAGATTGGGGTGGGTGTGTCTGTGGAGGAAGCCCAAAAGCACTGTCATATGGGTGAGTACTTGGAGGGGGAGATGGGAGAGGGTGTGGGACATTTAGTATCATAGTAGACGGAGTGTATTTTTCCAAGCCACTTGAAAACATTGCATCCAGTCATGCAGGCAGAAACTGAAAAGATGTGGACAGGCATTTCACAAGGGTACTTAGGATATTAGAAATCAAATTCACGAAACCCAGCCCAAAACGTAAGTACATAGAAAACAGTATTTGAAGTCAAGATCATTTATCTCTGTAATGAATACAAAGTACAGCCTATTGCATGATAGaaacaataattaatataaataaaagaaataaaatctttaCAATAGTGCATTATAGCATTGTGATAAGCACCAATTCATTCTTCAAAACCCTAAAaagtctgaaagaaaaaaaacccagacaacacctctgaaaatatttgttctTTATCAAAGATGGTCTTCCCGTGTCATTTCGCCTCTCACCCAAAACTACtgcaaaatgaatcaaaataaaatgaaatcataaTCAACAGtattcaaacaaaaaagtactGGATGAGAACTGGGGTTAGAAATATCAACTTGCTTGACATCCACATCAAATGACAACTGCAGCCATGCTAATGGTAGAGATTAGTGGTGGAGAATTAACTTAAGAGTTCCACTGAGGCAAAGATGCAACAACAGAAACTTTGTAGCAGAGAGAGTTTGCATTAGTTAACAATCTCAGCAGCTTTCAGTTGAAGACTTTA
The DNA window shown above is from Plectropomus leopardus isolate mb chromosome 8, YSFRI_Pleo_2.0, whole genome shotgun sequence and carries:
- the clstn1 gene encoding calsyntenin-1 isoform X1 — translated: MRFRGNTPFASAVGLVLGLLCAVEAAKVNKHKPWIETTYHGIVTENDDKVLLDPPLIALDKDAPLRYAESFEVTLTEEGEICGFRIHGQNVPFEAVVLDKSTGEGVIRAKDKLDCELQKEHTFTIQAYDCGEGPDGANMKKSHKATVHIQVNDINEYSPVFKEKSYKATVIEGKKYDSILKVEAVDADCSFQFSQICNYEIVTPDVPFTVDKDGFIKNTEKLSYGKERMYKLTVTAYDCGKNRASEDVLVKISVKPTCKPSWQGFNKRIEYEPGTGSLALFPSMHLETCDEPITSIRANIELETNHIGKGCDRDTYSEKSLHKLCGASSGTVELLPAPSSSANWTVGLPTDNGHDSDQVFEFNGTQAIKVPDGMVSTNLKEPFTISVWMRHGPGAHEKETILCNSDKTDMNRHHYSLYVHNCRLILLLRQDPSEAENYKPAEFHWKLDQVCDKEWHHYVLNVEFPTVSLFVDGTTFEPFLVTEDYPLHSSKIETQLTIGACWQDNSGHDNDTESVSEPTSGGNARMAQFFRGNLAGLMIRSGKLENKKVIDCLYTCKEGLDVQLPEEVASAVKVEFNPNQSSLTVEGDDIDAFDKVMQHISYLNSRQFPTPGIRHLRISTTVKCFNEESCVTVPDAEGYVMVLQPEEPKISLSGIDHFARSAAEFESQEGVTLFPELRIVSTITREVEADTESEAAEGADDDPTVQETVVSEEIMHNLDTCEVTVVGDELDGEHEGLEVDMSQLQQHGLEMSSSNLGLVITGVNTMANYEQVLHLIRYKNWHTEALFDRKFKLVCSELNGRYISNDFKVEVNVIHTANPVEHANNAMVQPNFINPVHHASVDLSGHNLVNAHQASVVPSAATIVIVVCVSFLVFMIILGVFRIRAAHQRTMRDQESGKENEMDWDDSALTITVNPMETYEDQHSSEEEEEEEEESEDGEEEDDITSAESESSEDEEGGEPEDQQGASRQQQLEWDDSTLTY
- the clstn1 gene encoding calsyntenin-1 isoform X4: MRFRGNTPFASAVGLVLGLLCAVEAAKVNKHKPWIETTYHGIVTENDDKVLLDPPLIALDKDAPLRYAGEICGFRIHGQNVPFEAVVLDKSTGEGVIRAKDKLDCELQKEHTFTIQAYDCGEGPDGANMKKSHKATVHIQVNDINEYSPVFKEKSYKATVIEGKKYDSILKVEAVDADCSFQFSQICNYEIVTPDVPFTVDKDGFIKNTEKLSYGKERMYKLTVTAYDCGKNRASEDVLVKISVKPTCKPSWQGFNKRIEYEPGTGSLALFPSMHLETCDEPITSIRANIELETNHIGKGCDRDTYSEKSLHKLCGASSGTVELLPAPSSSANWTVGLPTDNGHDSDQVFEFNGTQAIKVPDGMVSTNLKEPFTISVWMRHGPGAHEKETILCNSDKTDMNRHHYSLYVHNCRLILLLRQDPSEAENYKPAEFHWKLDQVCDKEWHHYVLNVEFPTVSLFVDGTTFEPFLVTEDYPLHSSKIETQLTIGACWQGGNARMAQFFRGNLAGLMIRSGKLENKKVIDCLYTCKEGLDVQLPEEVASAVKVEFNPNQSSLTVEGDDIDAFDKVMQHISYLNSRQFPTPGIRHLRISTTVKCFNEESCVTVPDAEGYVMVLQPEEPKISLSGIDHFARSAAEFESQEGVTLFPELRIVSTITREVEADTESEAAEGADDDPTVQETVVSEEIMHNLDTCEVTVVGDELDGEHEGLEVDMSQLQQHGLEMSSSNLGLVITGVNTMANYEQVLHLIRYKNWHTEALFDRKFKLVCSELNGRYISNDFKVEVNVIHTANPVEHANNAMVQPNFINPVHHASVDLSGHNLVNAHQASVVPSAATIVIVVCVSFLVFMIILGVFRIRAAHQRTMRDQESGKENEMDWDDSALTITVNPMETYEDQHSSEEEEEEEEESEDGEEEDDITSAESESSEDEEGGEPEDQQGASRQQQLEWDDSTLTY
- the clstn1 gene encoding calsyntenin-1 isoform X3 — its product is MRFRGNTPFASAVGLVLGLLCAVEAAKVNKHKPWIETTYHGIVTENDDKVLLDPPLIALDKDAPLRYAESFEVTLTEEGEICGFRIHGQNVPFEAVVLDKSTGEGVIRAKDKLDCELQKEHTFTIQAYDCGEGPDGANMKKSHKATVHIQVNDINEYSPVFKEKSYKATVIEGKKYDSILKVEAVDADCSFQFSQICNYEIVTPDVPFTVDKDGFIKNTEKLSYGKERMYKLTVTAYDCGKNRASEDVLVKISVKPTCKPSWQGFNKRIEYEPGTGSLALFPSMHLETCDEPITSIRANIELETNHIGKGCDRDTYSEKSLHKLCGASSGTVELLPAPSSSANWTVGLPTDNGHDSDQVFEFNGTQAIKVPDGMVSTNLKEPFTISVWMRHGPGAHEKETILCNSDKTDMNRHHYSLYVHNCRLILLLRQDPSEAENYKPAEFHWKLDQVCDKEWHHYVLNVEFPTVSLFVDGTTFEPFLVTEDYPLHSSKIETQLTIGACWQGGNARMAQFFRGNLAGLMIRSGKLENKKVIDCLYTCKEGLDVQLPEEVASAVKVEFNPNQSSLTVEGDDIDAFDKVMQHISYLNSRQFPTPGIRHLRISTTVKCFNEESCVTVPDAEGYVMVLQPEEPKISLSGIDHFARSAAEFESQEGVTLFPELRIVSTITREVEADTESEAAEGADDDPTVQETVVSEEIMHNLDTCEVTVVGDELDGEHEGLEVDMSQLQQHGLEMSSSNLGLVITGVNTMANYEQVLHLIRYKNWHTEALFDRKFKLVCSELNGRYISNDFKVEVNVIHTANPVEHANNAMVQPNFINPVHHASVDLSGHNLVNAHQASVVPSAATIVIVVCVSFLVFMIILGVFRIRAAHQRTMRDQESGKENEMDWDDSALTITVNPMETYEDQHSSEEEEEEEEESEDGEEEDDITSAESESSEDEEGGEPEDQQGASRQQQLEWDDSTLTY
- the clstn1 gene encoding calsyntenin-1 isoform X2, which codes for MRFRGNTPFASAVGLVLGLLCAVEAAKVNKHKPWIETTYHGIVTENDDKVLLDPPLIALDKDAPLRYAGEICGFRIHGQNVPFEAVVLDKSTGEGVIRAKDKLDCELQKEHTFTIQAYDCGEGPDGANMKKSHKATVHIQVNDINEYSPVFKEKSYKATVIEGKKYDSILKVEAVDADCSFQFSQICNYEIVTPDVPFTVDKDGFIKNTEKLSYGKERMYKLTVTAYDCGKNRASEDVLVKISVKPTCKPSWQGFNKRIEYEPGTGSLALFPSMHLETCDEPITSIRANIELETNHIGKGCDRDTYSEKSLHKLCGASSGTVELLPAPSSSANWTVGLPTDNGHDSDQVFEFNGTQAIKVPDGMVSTNLKEPFTISVWMRHGPGAHEKETILCNSDKTDMNRHHYSLYVHNCRLILLLRQDPSEAENYKPAEFHWKLDQVCDKEWHHYVLNVEFPTVSLFVDGTTFEPFLVTEDYPLHSSKIETQLTIGACWQDNSGHDNDTESVSEPTSGGNARMAQFFRGNLAGLMIRSGKLENKKVIDCLYTCKEGLDVQLPEEVASAVKVEFNPNQSSLTVEGDDIDAFDKVMQHISYLNSRQFPTPGIRHLRISTTVKCFNEESCVTVPDAEGYVMVLQPEEPKISLSGIDHFARSAAEFESQEGVTLFPELRIVSTITREVEADTESEAAEGADDDPTVQETVVSEEIMHNLDTCEVTVVGDELDGEHEGLEVDMSQLQQHGLEMSSSNLGLVITGVNTMANYEQVLHLIRYKNWHTEALFDRKFKLVCSELNGRYISNDFKVEVNVIHTANPVEHANNAMVQPNFINPVHHASVDLSGHNLVNAHQASVVPSAATIVIVVCVSFLVFMIILGVFRIRAAHQRTMRDQESGKENEMDWDDSALTITVNPMETYEDQHSSEEEEEEEEESEDGEEEDDITSAESESSEDEEGGEPEDQQGASRQQQLEWDDSTLTY